From a region of the Thermus caldilimi genome:
- a CDS encoding 2-oxoglutarate dehydrogenase E1 component, which translates to MELTLESQGYLEALYRAYLEDPFSLPEEWRRYFSALALEGSRREPLEDGRRTIPAPLAEAVDLAFLLKVERLVQAYRELGHQSARIDPLGRERPRPKELSLEAHGLSREDLFRSLPPFFGAPTLGDLLGRLEEVYLGPVGFEVVHTEPEERAWLLSRIEAPWPKPPREVRRRMLERLQQASLFEAFLQRKYLGAKTFSLEGLEGLVPLLLEAVEEAARHGVREVVLGMAHRGRLNVLAHVVGKPFERIFREFEEIFPEGYSGDVKYHLGFSNDLTTPYGKVHVSLNFNPSHLEFVNPVTLGRLRAKQDRFGDRERKRGLAILVHGDSAFIGEGIVQETFNLSQLPGYRVGGTLHVVANNQLGFTTNPEEYTSCRYPTDIAKMVGAPVFHVNAEALDELWFVLGLALEYRQRFGKDVVIDLVGYRRRGHNETDEPTFTQPPMYALIAKKPEPWRVYAERLLAEGVMAEGELKAKEEAYLANLESEFARVKAEPGPVVPHGLSGIWQGYVGGPDHLVPEVDTGVPLKALKELLLRLSTVPEGFQVHPKLKRFLEARKEMAEKGRPLDWAAVEALAFASLAAEGHRVRLTGQDALRGTFTQRHAALYDYQTGRPYISLQHLAEGQAEVEVYNSPLSEAGVLGFEYGYSLDYPEALVLWEAQFGDFVNVAQVYIDQFLASAEAKWNRLSGLVLLLPHGLEGQGPEHSSARLERFLQLGAKDNLQVAYPTTPAQFFHLLRRQVKRPLRKPLVVLTPKSLLRHPEVVSSLEELAQGRFQKVIPERVKGARKVLLTSGKVYYDLLQKRRELGAEDVAIIRLELLYPFPEEELKEALGFYPKKTPVVYVQEEPVNQGAWWYLSARFCGEIYGHPFGVVARPESPSPAVGSSKVHKLEQERLLEEAFK; encoded by the coding sequence ATGGAGCTCACGTTGGAAAGCCAAGGCTACCTGGAGGCCCTCTACCGGGCCTATCTGGAGGATCCCTTCTCCCTGCCGGAGGAGTGGCGCCGCTACTTTTCCGCCCTCGCCCTGGAGGGGTCCCGAAGAGAACCCCTCGAGGATGGCCGACGAACCATCCCCGCTCCCCTGGCCGAGGCGGTGGACCTGGCCTTCCTCCTCAAGGTGGAGCGCCTGGTCCAGGCCTACCGGGAACTTGGGCACCAGTCGGCCCGCATCGATCCCTTAGGGCGGGAGCGGCCGAGGCCCAAGGAGCTTTCCCTGGAGGCCCACGGCCTTTCCCGGGAGGATCTCTTTAGGTCCCTTCCCCCCTTCTTCGGCGCCCCCACCCTGGGGGACCTCCTGGGCCGCCTGGAGGAGGTTTACCTGGGCCCGGTGGGGTTTGAGGTGGTCCATACCGAGCCCGAGGAGCGGGCCTGGCTTCTCTCCCGCATCGAGGCCCCCTGGCCCAAGCCTCCCCGCGAGGTGCGCCGGCGCATGCTGGAGCGCCTCCAGCAGGCGAGCCTCTTTGAGGCCTTCCTGCAACGCAAGTACCTGGGGGCCAAGACCTTCAGCCTCGAGGGCCTGGAAGGCCTGGTCCCCCTCCTCTTGGAGGCGGTGGAGGAGGCCGCCCGCCACGGGGTCAGGGAGGTGGTCCTGGGCATGGCCCACCGGGGGCGGCTCAACGTGCTGGCCCACGTGGTGGGCAAGCCTTTTGAGCGCATCTTCCGCGAGTTCGAGGAGATCTTTCCCGAGGGCTACTCGGGGGATGTGAAGTACCACCTGGGCTTCTCCAACGACCTCACCACCCCCTACGGGAAGGTCCACGTTTCCCTCAACTTCAACCCCAGCCACCTGGAGTTCGTGAACCCCGTGACCCTGGGCCGCCTTCGGGCCAAGCAGGACCGCTTCGGCGACCGGGAGCGGAAAAGGGGCCTGGCCATCCTGGTCCACGGGGACTCGGCCTTCATCGGCGAGGGCATCGTCCAGGAAACCTTTAACCTCTCCCAGCTCCCCGGCTACCGGGTGGGGGGGACCCTGCACGTGGTGGCCAACAACCAGCTGGGCTTCACCACCAACCCCGAGGAGTACACCTCCTGCCGCTACCCCACGGACATCGCCAAGATGGTGGGGGCTCCCGTCTTCCACGTGAACGCCGAGGCCCTGGACGAGCTCTGGTTCGTGCTGGGCCTGGCCCTGGAGTACCGCCAGCGCTTCGGCAAGGACGTGGTCATCGACCTGGTGGGCTACCGCCGCCGGGGCCACAACGAAACGGACGAGCCCACCTTCACCCAACCCCCCATGTACGCCCTCATCGCCAAGAAGCCCGAGCCCTGGAGGGTTTATGCGGAGAGGCTCCTTGCCGAAGGGGTGATGGCGGAGGGGGAGCTCAAAGCCAAGGAGGAAGCCTACCTGGCGAACCTGGAGAGCGAGTTCGCCCGGGTCAAGGCGGAGCCGGGCCCTGTGGTGCCCCACGGCCTTTCCGGTATCTGGCAGGGGTACGTGGGCGGGCCCGACCACCTGGTGCCCGAAGTGGACACCGGGGTGCCCCTGAAAGCGCTAAAGGAACTCCTTCTCCGCTTGAGCACCGTGCCCGAGGGCTTCCAGGTGCATCCCAAGCTGAAGCGGTTCCTCGAGGCCAGGAAGGAGATGGCCGAGAAAGGGCGCCCCCTGGACTGGGCGGCGGTGGAGGCCCTGGCCTTCGCCTCCCTGGCCGCGGAGGGGCACCGGGTGCGCCTCACGGGGCAAGATGCCCTAAGGGGCACCTTCACCCAACGCCACGCCGCCCTTTACGACTACCAGACGGGAAGGCCGTACATCTCCCTGCAACACCTGGCCGAGGGCCAGGCGGAGGTGGAGGTCTACAACTCCCCCCTCTCCGAGGCCGGGGTGCTGGGGTTTGAGTACGGGTATAGCCTGGACTACCCCGAAGCCTTGGTCCTCTGGGAGGCCCAGTTCGGGGACTTCGTCAACGTGGCCCAGGTCTACATCGACCAGTTCCTGGCCAGCGCCGAGGCCAAGTGGAACCGGCTTTCCGGCCTAGTCCTCCTCCTGCCCCACGGCCTCGAGGGCCAGGGCCCCGAGCACTCCTCCGCCCGGCTGGAGCGCTTCTTGCAACTCGGGGCTAAGGATAACCTCCAGGTGGCCTACCCCACCACCCCCGCCCAGTTCTTCCACCTCCTGCGCCGCCAGGTGAAGCGCCCCCTGCGCAAGCCCCTCGTGGTCCTCACCCCCAAAAGCCTCCTCCGCCACCCCGAGGTGGTGTCCAGCCTGGAGGAGCTGGCCCAGGGGCGCTTCCAGAAGGTGATCCCGGAAAGGGTCAAGGGGGCGAGGAAGGTCCTCCTCACCTCGGGGAAGGTCTACTACGACCTCCTGCAAAAGCGGAGGGAGCTGGGGGCGGAGGACGTGGCCATCATCCGGCTTGAGCTCCTCTACCCCTTCCCCGAGGAGGAGCTTAAGGAGGCCCTGGGTTTCTACCCCAAGAAGACCCCGGTGGTCTACGTCCAGGAGGAGCCGGTGAACCAGGGGGCCTGGTGGTACCTCTCCGCCCGCTTCTGCGGGGAGATCTACGGCCACCCCTTCGGCGTGGTGGCCCGGCCCGAGTCCCCAAGCCCCGCGGTGGGTTCCTCCAAGGTGCACAAGCTGGAACAGGAAAGGCTTTTGGAAGAGGCCTTCAAGTGA
- the odhB gene encoding 2-oxoglutarate dehydrogenase complex dihydrolipoyllysine-residue succinyltransferase, protein MQELKVPSVGESIVEVEIGAWLKREGESFAQDEPLVELITDKATLELPAPFAGTLTKILKRTGETARVGEAIALLEAGAQVAAPAPQAPAEAAKAPESLAMPAAERLLREAGVAPEAVQGTGLGGRILKEDVLRHLEAQAAPAPAPTPPPAPAPASAPAAQPPADRPWRVSEAVPMTPLRRRIAERLLLARQTTAMLTTFNEADMSQIIALRKELGEAFQKKHGVKLGFMSFFVKAVVQALKEIPELNAEIRDNAILYHRYYDIGVAVGGGEGLVVPVLRDADRLSFAEIEKQIAEFAEKARTRKLKPEELMGGTFTITNGGVYGSLNSTPLLNPPQVGILGMHAIQERPVARDGQVVIRPMMYLALSYDHRIVDGREAVTFLRRVKELVENPVRLLLEV, encoded by the coding sequence GTGCAAGAGCTGAAAGTGCCCTCCGTGGGCGAGTCCATTGTGGAAGTGGAAATCGGCGCTTGGCTGAAGCGGGAAGGGGAGAGCTTTGCCCAGGACGAGCCCCTGGTGGAGCTCATCACCGACAAGGCCACCCTCGAGCTCCCCGCCCCCTTTGCGGGAACCCTCACCAAGATCCTGAAGCGCACCGGGGAGACGGCCCGGGTGGGGGAGGCTATCGCCCTCCTGGAAGCGGGGGCGCAGGTTGCTGCTCCAGCCCCCCAGGCCCCGGCGGAGGCGGCCAAGGCCCCCGAGTCCCTGGCCATGCCCGCCGCGGAGCGCCTCCTGCGGGAGGCGGGGGTGGCCCCCGAGGCGGTCCAGGGTACGGGCCTGGGGGGGCGCATCCTCAAGGAGGACGTGCTCCGCCACCTGGAGGCCCAGGCGGCTCCCGCCCCCGCGCCCACGCCGCCTCCTGCCCCCGCCCCCGCATCTGCTCCGGCGGCCCAGCCCCCCGCCGACCGCCCCTGGCGGGTAAGCGAGGCGGTGCCCATGACCCCTTTGCGCCGCCGCATCGCCGAGAGGCTCCTTTTGGCCCGGCAGACCACGGCCATGCTCACCACCTTCAACGAGGCGGACATGTCCCAGATCATCGCCCTCAGGAAGGAGCTGGGCGAGGCCTTCCAGAAGAAGCACGGGGTGAAGCTCGGCTTCATGAGCTTCTTCGTGAAGGCCGTGGTCCAGGCCCTGAAGGAGATCCCCGAGCTGAACGCCGAGATCCGGGATAACGCCATCCTCTACCACCGCTACTACGACATCGGGGTGGCCGTGGGCGGGGGCGAGGGACTGGTGGTGCCCGTCCTGCGGGACGCCGACCGCCTCTCCTTTGCCGAGATTGAGAAGCAGATCGCCGAGTTTGCCGAAAAGGCCCGCACCCGGAAGCTCAAGCCCGAGGAGCTCATGGGGGGCACCTTCACCATCACCAACGGCGGGGTCTACGGCTCCCTGAACTCCACCCCCCTCCTCAACCCGCCCCAGGTGGGCATCCTGGGCATGCACGCCATCCAGGAGCGCCCCGTGGCCCGGGATGGGCAGGTGGTGATAAGGCCCATGATGTACCTGGCCCTCTCCTACGACCACCGCATCGTGGACGGGCGGGAGGCGGTCACCTTCCTGCGCCGGGTGAAGGAGCTGGTGGAAAACCCGGTGCGTCTCCTCTTGGAGGTCTAA